Below is a genomic region from Trichomycterus rosablanca isolate fTriRos1 chromosome 15, fTriRos1.hap1, whole genome shotgun sequence.
ttataaattaattaatacattttatcatGGAGAAACCTTAcagtatagacagacagatttaaatgaaagtaagataataataaagaacataCTCTCTAAAAATATTTCTGAAAATATAAGAGACACAATGTggctaataataaattatagatTACCTGTTAGAACAATTGTGAAATGGAGTTGTTATGTCACCACCACTAAATGTCCTATACATGGTTGTCTGGAAGAAGAAACAATTGAACATCTTTTGTTGAACTGTACAAGAACCACCAACATTtggaataaagtaaaaacattaaatttggaTTTTGATATTAATATGAGAACAATAATGTATGGTATTTTTGATAATGTACATACAAATATTGAAGAATTTTACTGGctaattatttgtgtggtgaatACAAAGATTTGGAAAACAAGATGCAAAATAATTATAGACCAAATTAATATAAGTGCTGacattgtttgtaaacagaTTGTTTGTCACTTAAGACGGTTGCGAACTGAAGATCTTAAAGCTAAGAAAAAATTTCCATGGTCGATACTTAAGTTGTAAAAATTTGTATGTAAtagattttatgttttgtatgtGTTATTGCTGTGTTCTTTATCTGGTTCGGattgtaatgtaatgataataacTTTGTTCTGAAAATCATGTCTTAATAAAGATCATATTTAAAAAGGAAGACCGGTGGTAAGGCTAGAGCTAAAGCCAAGACTCGCTCATCCCGTGCCGGCCTTCAGTTCCCCGTGGGCCGTGTTCACAGACTGCTACGTAAGGGTAATTACGCCCAccgtgtgggagctggtgctcctgtctacttggctgccgtgctggagtatctgaccgctgagatcctcgagttggctggtaacgccgccagagataacaagaagtctcgtatcatccctcgtcatctgcagttggccgtgcgtaacgacgaggagttgaacagactgcttggaggtgtaaccatcgctcagggcggtgtgctgcctaacatccaggctgttctgtTACCCAAGAAGACCGAGAAAGCAGCCAAGTCCAAGTAAAGTCGCTCTCGTGTTCTAaccaaaaggctcttttaagagccacccatttccacagaaaaagtGCATTTTCCCCAGATAATGTGTaaacacaacaaatgtaatatcgTTTCATAGAATCACATGGCATAACACACATGATTTATGACAGGGTAAAACTAATAATTCAATATGTacgatttattttttctctatcTTTACATATGTctctatatacatacattatatgtATACATAAGTGAAGTTTTATATCACTTGCAGAAGCAAAACCAACAATACAGACaattaaaagtggtgcaacaaacgtgtttgtgtaatacacatgaaacaaaaataataataatgctaataataactaataataagcaaaatgaacgaaataatcaatattatatatttttttaaatgtatatactttaaatgcgattgtaggctgtgttttaaaagcacaaagaaagaaaggaaagtaTTATAAATCCCGCCAACAGCATAGAGGAAATATTATGTTTTCTGAAACGAGGCAGCGGCAGAACGCCGACCAGTCAGCGACATTTGACGTAAGCACGATCGTCCAATGAGAAAAGTGCGTCACCAAGACGCCCAATGAGCGCGGATCGGCTCTGGTACTTAAATAGAGCGTGTTGGGCGGGCTGACATATTCTGTTCTACAGTTCGTGAAGTGCTGAGTTCCAGACGCGATGGCAAGAACCAAGCAGACCGCTCGTAAATCCACCGGTGGTAAGGCGCCGAGGAAGCAGCTCGCCACTAAAGCTGCCCGCAAGAGCGCCCCGGCTACTGGCGGTGTGAAGAAACCTCACCGTTACAGGCCAGGTACCGTGGCTCTGCGTGAAATCCGCCGTTATCAGAAGTCCACTGAGCTGCTCATCCGCAAGCTGCCCTTCCAGCGCCTGGTTAGAGAGATCGCTCAGGACTTTAAGACCGATCTGCGCTTCCAGAGTTCTGCCGTCATGGCTCTGCAGGAGGCCAGTGAGGCTTACCTGGTCGGTCTGTTCGAGGACACCAACCTGTGCGCCATCCATGCCAAGAGGGTGACCATCATGCCTAAGGACATCCAGCTGGCCCGCCGTATTCGCGGAGAGCGAGCTTAAACGAACCCACTCCATCCAGTTATCcccaaaggctcttttaagagccacttacATGCTGCCACTGAAATGGGCATTTTcataaagtgtttttatttatttacttattgttccattgtgtgtgtgttccgagttataatttagttatatttatcagttataaatattaggaaaaactggttaatgtgtttgtgtgtgtagagatgtaCTTTACATGTTCTTACAACAATTATAAACAAGGTTACATAAGTACAGCAGATTAAAGATTGGc
It encodes:
- the LOC134328935 gene encoding histone H3, which translates into the protein MARTKQTARKSTGGKAPRKQLATKAARKSAPATGGVKKPHRYRPGTVALREIRRYQKSTELLIRKLPFQRLVREIAQDFKTDLRFQSSAVMALQEASEAYLVGLFEDTNLCAIHAKRVTIMPKDIQLARRIRGERA